DNA from Cotesia glomerata isolate CgM1 linkage group LG10, MPM_Cglom_v2.3, whole genome shotgun sequence:
TTAGCTAGAGCTGACAATGTCACCGAAAAGGAAGACTGATCGGAGATATTATCTTGTCTATCATCAGAATgagtttgtaaatttataGCCGGTTTtagttaatatatatataagtaagtATTATTTAACTGAAAAGTATACGTAAGATCGTAAACATTATCTGTATGACATAGTAATTTAATGGGTGGTATCCATGACCAGCAAGGAGTATGTATTGTACGCCAGGAAGCTGTCAACCCGGACATACAGCATACAACACACAAGTATTTAGAGTTTACTACccatatgtatgtatatatagagTATACGTTTAAGGAGAACAGTAGAGAGACGATAGAGAGACGTAATGTAAGGAATGTCAAGCCTCACTATCGCGGTTTTCGACATGGACGGATGGCTTACGTCTCATTGTATGCATATTCCACCAGCTGGACGCCACAACCAAACGGACTACGCTATGTCGTCGTCGGCGTCGTTCGCGTTTTCCATATCCCTGCTGCTCCTTCTGCTTCGGGTGATATGTTCATCCtctctatctatctatatctCTGTCTCTGTCTGCGTAACCCGACGATCAAATTACAACCCACTTTATTCCctgaaatgattttttaacttaccgctaagaaaattgaaaattttccactaaagggaagttattgatttcggtccgatttttaaaagtcgagttttcatcggatctccacgttttgaggtcccaGGAAGCCATTCTGACTATTCTCGCCGAGGTGTCTGGCCGTGtgtgtgtaaataaatttttgtcgtaCGAGTTCTcaaaaacgaatcaaccgattgatTTCTACGACGTCATTCGGAAGGGTTTATCAAAATTCAGATCTGATTATATTTGAGAGTTAATCTATCGAGCCATTCCGaagaaatttatcaaaaaaaccaaaaaaaaaaatttttttttttaatacaactTTAAAGCAAGcgtaaaaatcataataaaaccATGTATGCATTACTtgtacttaaaaaactgcgtcgaatgcatttttgaaaatgaaaatcgaacGACGCATTCAAAATAGTTGTTTGAAAAGGGCATAGCCGGATTAATATGGGAATTCTGCCCCCATGGCTTTTTTGACTCATACTTAGGGGGTCGATTTGGTAtcgaatgaaaataattcacaCCAATTTTTAGCTCTTTAACTCAAACGGTATTcgagaatttcaaaaaaacctgttttttcaaaattatttttatttttatagtaaaattcggaattgattaatgatgatttttttcctaattcttACGAGTCcaaaacatgaaaaaatcatatgaTCATGATTCTCAAATAGAAAACCGATTTTTAAcagagaaaagaaaattattttttttttttttcagccttTTTGAAATATGTCACTCACCAAAATTCGTCAGAAAATGTCTTTTATACTCCTCTATActcaggaatttttttgaatttttagaaatggtggaacaattcaaaaaaaattaaaaactcattttttttcaaaatcttgcGTTTTAACaaacttacattttttttagtacacaTAAAtacgtagaaaattttatttttgtttaaaattcacAATTACATTACTTCTCAATCTTTATACTAGACAACGATAACGTTAAAACtatgtttttcaaaattttagccAAGTTGGCACATTATAACGCCATCTATCGGGATTTTCTGTAtccatttattatttcttctaagGTTCCGCTTGTTTAGATAACCTAAAAACAAAGAAGCTTCTATGGTTGATGTCATTGTCTGAATAGCAGTTAAcgcattaattaattcagtacTTATATTGACAATATTTTTCGTTCCACCATAAAATTATACTGGAGTATCATTTTTGTTATATTATCTTGTCTCATCTTTATGAGATACTATTTTTTGTCGTTAAATAGTGTCACAGTCGATTACAAAGACTCAAGTAAGtgaagttttatatttaatcagtTTATATATGTCCAAATTcctaatatataattttaatattgatgttagaatggattttgataaaaatgtatcaattGTAACATATATTTGCGTAAAGCAGTTGGTTATAAAAAAGTTGTTATGACAATTGATGAAGCTAATATTGCGACAGAAAAAATTGGAAAGAGAGTTCTTGTTAATGATGCCTTTTGTAGTAAGTGTCGAGTTATTTTAACAAGACCACCTATACTTAAGAACACTCAGGATTCATCTGCAGATCAAGTTAGTATCAAAAGTCAGCCATTTTTTCTCAGTCTTCATCCACTACTGTTTCATCCGTATCATCATCTGAAGATCCTTCATAtgttattgaagaaaaaatggaAGAAGAGTTAGAATTTGTGGAGTTGGGTTTTCCCCGAATCATATCGACACATAAATACTGTTGCCTTTGTGGATTATCAGCAAATATCACAACTGTTCCATTTGAAGCACGCAAACAAGTATTTTCGACAAGACGACTCTTTATTCCTGAAGGAAATCGGTGTTGTAAAGATCACATTATAAAAAAGCGGTTTTATGATGaagaaattaacaattttcggATTTATTCGAATACCAGTGTATTTGAAGTTCgtgatttggaaaaattacttGGGCAGCTGGCTATTGGCACTGATTCGtctataattgataaaattggaGATCACTCGTTTTCAGAAAAACAGTTGGAGGTATTTACGAGCCTTACCtgggaaaaattgataaaacttcGTGAAATGTTAACGTCGATGAGAAAATCAGTGAATCGTAATGTCATTCAAGCTctcgttatttttttattcaaattacgAACAGGAAATTCAAATGCAGTGATATCTTCCATTTTTGGTTTAGCTCGAGAACAAATGGTATCCGACTACTGTGATGAAGTAATATCTTCATGTGAAAAAGATGTTTTACCTCAGTATTTCGGAATCGATGCTATTAGTAGGGAGACATTACTCGCCAATACCTCTAATACTGCTAAAGTGCTGTATCAAGTGAAAGATGACCAGTTGATATTCATTTGCGATGGAACATATATTCGTCATCAAAAAAGTGCAAATAACGAATACCAGAGGAAATCATATTCTGGTCAAAAGAAAGTTCCTCTGTGCAAACCATTCACGATATGTACTACAAATGGTTTCGTTATAGATATGCTCGGGCCATATACAGCTAATATGAACGATGCTGAGATTATGAGAATCATCTTAAGTGATCCCAATGGTCTGATCAAGTTGCTGAAAAAAGGTGACATTATTGTAGTTGATCGTGGCTTCCGGGATGTGATAGTATATTTAGAAGAATTGGGGTTTAAAGTGCTAATGCCTGCTCTCAAAGGAAAACGCAATCAACTGACCACAGATGAATCAAATGAATCCCGTTTTGTTACCAAAATCCGTTGGGTTGTTGAAGCAGTACATGGAGATATTAAGCAGAAGTTTAGGATTTTAGATCATAAACTAGACAATAAATTGCTTCCAAAAACTGGTGTTTTTTGTCGAATCACTTGTTTTCTGCACAATGAATTTGGTAAGAGACTTGATTCTGATCTCGATCTTTCTGGAAAAATTATTGCCGCCATGAACTCAAAAAAGTATCAAGATAATACCTTAGCCTCAGAAGTAGAGACTAATCGTTGGGCAAGAAGAAAAGTTCCTTTTGCAACAATAACTTCAGATATGTTAACTGATTTTCCTGAACTAACGGAACAAGAACTCAAAATTCTATTCACGGGATCATATCAAATGTCTCAAGCTGTATCGTATTTAGCTGAAATGATGGATGAAAACGGAACGAtaatactttattatttaaaaattacacctaatattataaaattcaaagtcAGATCTCGACATATTAATTCGAAGACATATCATTGTTTTGTTGAATATCAATCAGATAAgaacgatatctctggaataACTCGATATTG
Protein-coding regions in this window:
- the LOC123273393 gene encoding uncharacterized protein LOC123273393; amino-acid sequence: MEEELEFVELGFPRIISTHKYCCLCGLSANITTVPFEARKQVFSTRRLFIPEGNRCCKDHIIKKRFYDEEINNFRIYSNTSVFEVRDLEKLLGQLAIGTDSSIIDKIGDHSFSEKQLEVFTSLTWEKLIKLREMLTSMRKSVNRNVIQALVIFLFKLRTGNSNAVISSIFGLAREQMVSDYCDEVISSCEKDVLPQYFGIDAISRETLLANTSNTAKVLYQVKDDQLIFICDGTYIRHQKSANNEYQRKSYSGQKKVPLCKPFTICTTNGFVIDMLGPYTANMNDAEIMRIILSDPNGLIKLLKKGDIIVVDRGFRDVIVYLEELGFKVLMPALKGKRNQLTTDESNESRFVTKIRWVVEAVHGDIKQKFRILDHKLDNKLLPKTGVFCRITCFLHNEFGKRLDSDLDLSGKIIAAMNSKKYQDNTLASEVETNRWARRKVPFATITSDMLTDFPELTEQELKILFTGSYQMSQAVSYLAEMMDENGTIILYYLKITPNIIKFKVRSRHINSKTYHCFVEYQSDKNDISGITRYCCDCANGRRTVGCCSHIAAIIYYLSHARYLAKIVKPAEILSRLFIDEKISVVVNEDSDED